The DNA sequence CGTTTGTCCAACAACTCATTAATATCGTCATTCAGCTtctttatgttattatttattctgtCTATGTGTTCatcaattttttctatttcctCCATATTATATTCCACAATTTCGTAGATATTATCCACGGAAAATTTGATGTTCAAATTTTGAAAGGATTCCTTCTGATATGAGCACAAgctatttctttcttttaacAATTCCTTTTCATAATTGTGTAAACTATccagctttttttttatatcgacattttttaacttattaattttatcttcaTATGTATCAATAATAGCAGTTTTTGCCTCTATCTCCTTTTCAAATATATCTCTTTTAATTAGAATGCTAGctagcttttttttattcaaatcGATCTCACTATTCTGTTTGCTGATTAATTCATTCGTTTCAATGATTTTCTTGTTACACTCATTGATACTATTTCTACATTcctctttttcatttattagcttgttgtatatatttatgttgaGTCGTCTGTtgctatatttttccttatcaGCATATTTGGACGATATATCAATAATAAGATTATTgtttttagaaataatatgACCATTCAGTGTCactatatttacatttaaatatggAAATTTGCTCTTAATTTCTTCTGCATCTTTTATCCTTTCCACTATGAGTGTATTTTCTCCAATGAGATAATCgaacaatattttataatttgcaTCGCACACTAAACAATTATTTGCCAATacaatattctttttttttttaaaatcgtTCATAACCTTTTCAATAATATCGTACGAAGAATCATCTCTATTGTCTTCTTCCTCAACATGGTCATTATTATCCTGTTCATAATGAATAGAACTATTAATAATATGCaaattgttcatatattttttttctttttttttttttttttttttttgcaaattggttacaaaattttcaaaaggaataaaatcaattttgtgtaatttattatcttttaaatattgaaTACATTTGATACAactttgtatatttttaacaactagataattattatatttatgaataatattattaacagcAATATAATACATCTGATTATTAATTTCATACAAATTACATACTTCATCGTATATTTCATCGTCCCCAAAAATtgtctttaaatttttaattacttctttttttttttcaaaaaatagcaattcatttttatgtatatttaatacatttaCTTCTTCATCTAATTGTTCTAGTTGCTTTTCCTTACTACTAATGATTGTATTCCATTccttcaattttttcttaccattatctatattttttttattttcctcaattaaataatttaatttgtttgtTCTATCCCTCAGTTCGTCTAACGACACCTTTTCAGATTCGTAATCTAATAACTCCTTTTGCTTCTTTCTGCTATAGTTGTCACATTCTTCTTGTAATTCTTTTACATCCTTTTTTAATGTGCTAGCCAAATtgcaataattatttatgttaatgTTGCTGTTAGCGCACAGGTACAGATACCTCTCTTTGCATTTCTTGTACTCCTCCAGGCTTTCTATTAATGAGAATACGTTGCACATGTTCAGCATTTCCTCGGTACTTCCGCTGTTGTGGTCATCAGGGTTCGCGCTGCTGGAAGTAGCAATAGCAGAAatggtagtagtagtagtagtagtagtcgtagtagtagtagtcgTAGTAGTCATATTTGTATGGGTCTCCGCCGTAGCAGCAGTTGCCCCCTTTGCCGCAGTGGTGTAGGTGATGCAAGGTATGCCCTTTTCACCCTTCATCAACAGGTGGTACACCTGTGTGTGCTTGTCCTTCACAAACTTTTTCACTTGGTCATACTTGttgaaaaatttaagatTAACTTTTAGTTTATTTCTATACTCCGTGTCCAATTTTTTGTACTGTTCTTTTAGCTGTTCATTTAAATTGTCAATAAATTTCGAGCAGTGTAATTGTAtgttttgtttaattttttcatttgctAGTATTTTATTCAGCGCATTttctgtaaatttttttttttcattaatttcgtttaatataattttaatttcatttaactCAATTTTGTGGTTTCTTATTTGATCCtcaattttttgaaattctttttttataagtaatttgcttttttctaattcgttggctatttttttatttttacttaaaatgaCCTGTTcaaattcaattttttcttctttaaagGTTAATAAATCTTCCttataattttccttttttttatgataatgatataatCGAAACAAGTATAACATTCTTATATCATTTTCATAATCTTCTTTAAGTTGATTATGTTCCACATTTTCATCTATTTGcgttttatgaatttttatttcttgctcaattttttttttctcatttaaataattcttacAAGCTATTTGTTTctcctttaatttttccttaataTCTTCATATATCTGTTCATACTCATTTGATCCACTAATATATTCAAACAATTTGGACAACTCGGTAGGTTTcttgttaataatttcttcTATATCTCCTTGAAATATTAAACAAGTTTTTGTCTTAGTTTCAATTcgattttttcttaaaaaactcatatattcattatgATCTACtaatttatcattaataaaaaagtggCTTGCCCCCCTATAATTTAAagttctttttatttccacattttctttattacaTTGTAGTATAAGTTTAACAtaacattttcttttattaaaattttccattttttcattttccttatgatatattaaacttttcatattttttactcgtaaatatttattatttattcctaaaacaaaacatataCAATCCATAATATTAGATTTACCTGATCCATTAGGTCCTATTATGGCtgtaaattttgaaaagggTCCTATAATATTCTCATTTTCATAGCTCTTAAAATTGCAcacaattaaatattttataaaacataattcattttctttatataacgTACTAGATATTATACTACTATTTAGGTAATCGTTCGAAATAGACAAATCGTTCATTTTGGTATTATTCGTTTGCTCATATTGtctattttttgaaataaagtTATTGGAAAAATTCATAGTAGAGCAGCTCTCTCTGCTCTTCCTCAGGCACACCTGATTTGCATTCGCGTCCTCGTCGGGCTTCCCCCCCTCATTGTTAGAGTGGCTGATATTGTTGTTTTCACTCTCGCTTCGAACTTCCTCATTTCGTTCATCCTTGTTGTGCTTATCCATATTGCGGCCACTCTCTTTACACTGTTCGCTAAGCTCATCAGTGCAGTTTGCCCCTATCTCCTCTTGCCAGAAGGGACTGCGCTCATAAaggtttttttctttttcaaaagTGTTTTCCTCTTCATTTTCCATGTGAATATCTATGTTTAAATGATTTTCCTCAAGATCATGTTGggctaaattttttttactcctATTATCAACTAAGGTAGTTCCTTTAGAtgatttgttattattattattttttttttttttatttacctcTATACCACTTTTTTCCTCACTTTTTATACCTTTTAAAATGGaatactttttttccttcccattttttaaattacttgTATTGGTATTTGAGAAGTCTAAAGACGATAAATCTGAGTTATCCGAGTACtcgttatttataaaattgttaaattCGTCATCAACAACTTTTACGGAGTTTACAAtcaaattatttgtattgcTATCTTCATTTTCGACGATATCTAAGCTGCTTTCATATTGGTCGTCATTGTTACTACTATCAGATAAATCGtctaattttttcttgtCTTTCTTTGGCATGCTTTTTTATGCATACGTGGAATTAtgactttttttcttttttttttttttattctgaatattatttaaaaaaaaaaaaaaaaaagagagaaaacGATTAACTAGCTTAaaagcataatttttttattacatttttgttcattttatttcatttctgCATCGAAAACGATGACATAAGTAACAATGTACTTCGTTAAGCTTGTTTACAGTATATGAACTTTATTATGTGTTCATTTGGTACACAAACAGTTATCTTATAATACGTGTGCGTGTAATTATAAGGaatgtaaaataatgtaaatataaatcgTAAAATGatgttatattaaaaggCGCTcataagtataaatatatatatatatatatatatatgtacgtatatgcatgtacatacaaCTACTGATGaatgtttaaaaatgaaaaaacaggAGAAGCAGCTTCTAATGTTTAGCAGATTTGCTCCCTTACTACCGATATTACAATAAaagtgtatataaatatatacatataatgtatacgcatgcgcatatatatatatatatattttttttcccgcATACGTAAATCAAATATATACCTGAGCTGTCACATGTGTGTTGTTCgaataattatttcaaaCATGTGTATTATtcgtgtatatttataagcaCATTTTGAATAACTTAGGTAGACTAGTTATCTTACATTtggcataatttttttttttgcaaaaatttgTTTAAGCAGGAACAATTGTTTTTCCTAATATCGTGTTTTCCTTATTGCAAGTAACTTATTGACGAACTTGAAAATttcttagttttttttttttttttttctcttttttatcaATTCGCTTATTCGAATTTTACGAGAATATTcatcaaagaaaaaaatcttttaaaaattaaaaaatagggGAAAAAAGCTTCTATATAGTATATCCCATGATCTTACaaagtaagaaaaaaatttgatccataatacacatatatatatacatttatatatgtacatacatcatgtataattattcaaTTAAGCTAACAGTTTTCcgcaaaaaaatttaaataaaattaaaattaaataaaatcaaataaaaataaatcaaatcaaatagaataaaataaaataagataaaataactatattttgatagaaaaattacaatataaaatCTCAAAAAGgctgaaaaaaatgaagtgaAAATAGGCATAATTTTAGTTGTGTTATTCAGATAGTTtagtgttaaaaaaaaaaaaaaaaaaaatgcagaaaaaaaatggaaaagaatTGTTTTCTAAAAGCAATGTACTTAATTtgtgtatacacatatgtttacacatgtatatacttttaaaagaAGTTATaactgatttttttttttttcttttttttttttttttttttagataataTTAAGTTCAATTTGATAGTTAGACATTTATtgtatgtacaaataaaCAAGGGAAAAATTACCCACTATGTACATACGAGTCTACACTTATCAACTTCACTCAATATTAGCCAATATTGATCAATATCGATCAATATCATTCAATATTACTGAATACTGGTGAAATgcttttacaattttttaggAACATATAGTAATGTTAGCCTTCACAATaagtgaaaatatatttttttttttttttcattttagaCAAATTTTTAGGAATGTATAAggtctttattttttattatttttttttttttttaaaggtcCAAATAGACAATTGTTTCATAATGAAAACTAAAATTGAATGAAAGAATTTCAAAAGATATTATCctacacacatatatttaatcgTGTATATGTTCCTTTtacatataatgaaaaatgaaaaaaagttaaaatataaaacagtTCTAGCTATGAAAAACGCTTTTTAGCCTTATTACTAactgaaaattaaaaaaatactttttaataatactactactactacagtatttctttttttcttttttccatatatatacgtatgaaTAATTGAATAACTCCCATTACATGTTTAGTTtgtcaaaattttattcattcaaaggatttaccaaaaaaaaaagtagatttataagcaaaaataaaacataacgtaaaaataatatctgAATGAACTCATCAATTGTAGAAGAAGTAGCacacttatgtatatatgtatctacacacatatacatatctgtacacatgtacatatccgtatacatacgtatgtatacatatatataaacaaaaaaaacgtTTATAAATGCACAACATGTAGATTACTTCTCAAAACAGTGGACGAaccaatttttaaaataaatgtaaagaaAATGCATTAAAgagagaataaaaaaaaaaagaaaaaaaaaagtgccTATATagccaaaataaaaaaaataattttacagaAAATATGCACATTCATTgtgcacacacacacatacaaaaaaaaaaaaaaaaaaaaaaaaaaacgcaTAACATGCAGAGAAATAAAGCGTAACTAAAACAAATACATGAacattcagaaaaaaaaaaaaaaaaaagtcaactaatattcaaaaaattcttacttgtatagaaaaaaaaaaaaaaaatgagtaagTTTATACAGCAGATATTCGAGGATTACAGTAAGTCTAGAACCCAGTTCACCCAAAGTATCTGTGATTTATGCTTAAAACCTCACAATattgaattattaataaatacagatataataattttacttcGTCCATTGATACTAGACAAAGTTCCAATTGTACAACAAAATGCAACATTAATTTTAGCGAAACTAGCGAGCTATTCTGAGGAGGTAGCTACCActattttacaaaatgatGTGTTAcctcatttaatatattgtttaaaacatgaaaataaaaactataGAAAAAACTGCGCTTATACGTTAAAATCTTTAGCTAATCATAATGCCAAACTAGCCAATATTGTTGCTGAAGAAAATTGTATTGATTATTTAATGGACTGTTTAGATGAATACGACCTAAGGTTAAAGGAATCTTGTATTAATGCATTATGTGCGATTGTAAAAAATGACATAGACTTGTCTAATAATGTTGTTAATAAAGGAATAATTcccttattattattatgtctgcaagaaaaagataacaatttaataaaaagttcTTTAAACTTCTTATCTGAGTTATGTAAACAGTCTAACGAAATTGCTAAAAATGTTGTTGATAATAATGTATTAccaaatttaataaaatttttagatAACAACGatgttcatataaaaagGTATACTTGTAACTGTTTGTCACAAATAGCAAAACATAAAGAAGAGCTAACTGAACTGATGATAGAAAATGATGTTTTTCCAAAaatactttatttattaaaagataatgatgatattgttaaaaaaaattgtgctAATTCTTTAAAAGAAATGAGTAAACATAATGaagatatatgtaaaattattgtgCGTGCAGGAACATTACCTTTTTTATGTGAATGTATAGAGCAATCATcaaaagataatataaaattacctGCAATATTATGTCTCGGTTTTATCTCTTCCTTTTCGGAGGCCTTaagtttaaatattattttatctaaTGCTATacctattttaaaaaaatgcatgGTAGAAGAAACAGaagattatataaaatgtgcTTGTGTGTGGACAGTAGGAAATATTGGAAAACATTCATCTGAACATGCTAAGAAACTTTCGGacgaaaatattttaattattttagtaAACTTATATAACTCTAACGATTCTTCAgatgatttaaaaaagaaagttaaaatatcattaaaaaatattatacaaaaagtTACAGACTTGGAGGCATTACAACCTGTCTTCTTAAAGTCTACATTAAAACTAGCTAAATATTCCATTTTCCAGTTTTCCAAAATATTGCCTAGAAATCCGTCCTACAAAAAATCCTTCATTAAATCTGGATgcttaaaatatttgcaagtaaaatgaaaagagaacacaaaaaatttaaaaaaaaaggaatcaaactttttaataatgtttACATATGGGGGGGATAGTCATCTGTTTAGAATAACTCACAAGTGCTCCCTAACAAAAAATAGCATAGCAGTATTAAGTCATGTGTACGCAACGTGAAGGCATAAAATATGCAACAAATAAGGGGGAAAATACGTAGGCAAATAAGTGGGCATATAAGTGGGCAAATAAGTAAGCAAATTAGTAAGTGAATAATCTTATTGATGTACGTAGTATTATACTCAGTAGTGTTAGCGTATTGAGTATTTTTTCACTTaattaaaggaaaataaataaaataaattatatgtctGTGGATGGGTTTCACTGGTGTTCTCAGAATTTTAACCTTTTTTACCACAAAGCAGTCAACTGTGTGCGCAAAACGAACGCTTTTTTGTGCGCccagaaaataatatacatatatatatatacatacatatatacatacatatatacatacatatatacatacatatgcatttatatacatacatatatatatataaatgcatatgtatgtatgtgtgttcGCATATATTCCCCATTGAAttaggaaataaaaatttctgaCGAGGCAAAGAAATTCGAATTAGAGATCAATACTATAAATAAGTCCTTCCCTGAAGATATAGTAAATTATTACACACCAGGATATTCCGAAACcttgattaaaaaaatagacgATATTGACAAAAATTAACCGTAGAATTAACCTTTATGCGTCGTAACTGTGTTCCTTCCATGTTTGCGTAATCATAAAacttgtatacatatacacgcGTGAAGTGTACGGACGTATTTACGTTTTGAAAAAGAATGAGTATAACAGGAACAAAGAAACAGATtcgttttatattttatttcaaaaaaatttaaaattattttttcaaacatTTGAGttacttcttttattttgttttatttgattGTATTTTATCCTATTTCagtttatttcattttacttgattttatttcattttacttgattttatttcattttacttcatattatttcattttacttcatattatttcattttacatcatattatttctttttacttcatattatttcattttctacatttcatttcattttacttcatattatttcattttctatatttcatttcattttacttcatattatttcattttctacatttcatttcattttacttcatattatttcattttctacATTTTCTTGTCAACTTATATTCCCTTCGTTGACTTGAACGAAGGAAAAacttttagaaaaaataaagaaaaaaagaagcctCCTCTTTTTTCTCACCACGATATGCATCATATGTGATTtagaaaaaacgaaaaatgaaaaggaaaaaacaaatatgcaCATTATTctgtttaattatataaatcaaTCAGTATGTACGGTCAGTCAAAATTTAagggtaaaaataaaaaaggaaaatatatgaataaaccGATTGGTCGATTAGCAGCATAACCGCTTGACCTATTGACTGATTAACGACACATTAAAATGATTTGCATGGTGGACTAAGGTCTGTGAAATAAACCTATTCATGATTTGCCCCTTAGCAAAAGCGGACAACTTAAATTATCAACGTGATACCACTTTTAAtctatttaatgaaatatctACTGAGGAGAACAAACAGAAAATTCGCGTTCAACAGTTTTCTTCGCAAATCGTGCTCTTTCTACTGCTCCAGAAAAAGGAGCAACATATCAGAAATTTTAGAGAGTAATCATTATGATAAAGATGGGAAATATGATAAAGATGGGAAATATGATAAAGATGGGAAATATGATAAAGATGggaaatatgataaaaatgggaaatatgataaagatgggaaatatgataaagatgggaaatatgataaagatgggaaatatgataaagatgggaaatatgataaagatggcaaatatgataaagatggcaaatataataaaaatggtaaatataataaaaatggtaaaaacgTTGTCTCCAAATTTTATCCTATTGAACATGAGAAGGACATAATAACCATTTTGCAAAATTCGgcggaaagaaaaaatgaattaactTGTCAAAACATAATACAATTACTTCAAGCATGTAGTAAAAACAGATACAAAAATGATACGATTGCACagttaataattatgaacataaaatataatattgaaaaaatgtCCATTATTCGATTATGTGTGTGCATAAATTATTTGGTTAATTTGaatatactaaaaaataatgagaaTTTTACGAATGTACtaattaattctttaataaaaaagttgaAAAATGATGAACATATAGATCTGTATGGAATATGTCTTATAGCTAAATTTCTTCTTaatgagaaaataaaaaaccaagaattattttacttaatagGTGACataatcaaaaataaaataaccaTGAATTCGAATTCGTATGATATATACAATTTGATACTATCCCTTTTAGCTATTCAAGATAACagacttttaaaaaatgataaaatttcTGATGAAATAGGTACCAAGTGTacacaaaataattatagcttatgtaatagaaaaaatgaagagaatATATATCACAAGATGGACACTACTATCCATTTTGTACAGATATATACGAATTACagaatgaataataatttagaaaatgtgattaaattaaatgaagagaatatttacaaattgttatatcattatataaaattggacagggtaaaaaatgaagaaatcattcttattattaatagTGTAAGTagtataaatagaaaaaattttatgcacAAAATGGATTTaagtaaaaaggaaaaaactgatttatatgaaatgtaCTTTAacagaataaattataaggAACAATTTGAAGGTAAATTAATAGcacttcttctttttaatttacaaaaaattttaaaatcaaATGAAATATCAGAAAAAAcgttttatcatattttgcAAAATATTTACGACTCTTTAAAAATTGCCACAATAAAGACGAGACAAAATGTGTGTCCATCACAAAGAGGAAGGAATGAAGTGGGGGAAAAACAAGGAAGTGGAAAAGTAGGTGCAAAGCAGAAAGATCTGCTTACACAAATTAAGAAGCTTAAATGCGTAGAGGAAGCAGCAACTATAGGGggagataaaataaaatgtaataatgaaaatgatacCAAAATGAATAGAACATATTCTAATTACTCAAACAATTTAAGACTGCATTTTACTATTCAAGAAATTGGCATgatatttcaattttatgaTTGCCTCTTAAATATATCCATAGGAAGAGATAAATTTGCAACGTCTTTCCAGCACACTCATCATACcgttttaaatttacaaCACGATATGATTGACaggaaagaagaaaaaaaaaatagttatgGAATATTGTACAGTACAACAGACGGGCAAAATGCGCACAGGGAGATTCATAACGACCACTACAATTACCACTACAATTACCACTACAACAACTACTACACCTATTGGTGTACCCTCTTCGGGGCACAGGTAAACACTCTAAAGGAGAGCCTGCTTTTTTATGCTTCACCTAGCtatggaaaaaaggaaaaaatgaatatacttGACTTCTGCACAGTGTTCAAAGggttttgtaaaatatatagaaatacaTTACTagatagaaatattttattgttttttcataatttcatAATATCAAATCAAAACAAAGTAAGTGTGAATGAGTTGATTGTTAtacttaaattaattttcGAAATGAAGAATTctgatttttttaaaattttatgcaaTAAAACATACGGAAGCAACACACATGGAAACTTCCTTAACAATATacaaaacattttaattaaaaatgtgttaaatgaaa is a window from the Plasmodium brasilianum strain Bolivian I chromosome 9, whole genome shotgun sequence genome containing:
- a CDS encoding structural maintenance of chromosomes protein 1, yielding MPKKDKKKLDDLSDSSNNDDQYESSLDIVENEDSNTNNLIVNSVKVVDDEFNNFINNEYSDNSDLSSLDFSNTNTSNLKNGKEKKYSILKGIKSEEKSGIEVNKKKKNNNNNKSSKGTTLVDNRSKKNLAQHDLEENHLNIDIHMENEEENTFEKEKNLYERSPFWQEEIGANCTDELSEQCKESGRNMDKHNKDERNEEVRSESENNNISHSNNEGGKPDEDANANQVCLRKSRESCSTMNFSNNFISKNRQYEQTNNTKMNDLSISNDYLNSSIISSTLYKENELCFIKYLIVCNFKSYENENIIGPFSKFTAIIGPNGSGKSNIMDCICFVLGINNKYLRVKNMKSLIYHKENEKMENFNKRKCYVKLILQCNKENVEIKRTLNYRGASHFFINDKLVDHNEYMSFLRKNRIETKTKTCLIFQGDIEEIINKKPTELSKLFEYISGSNEYEQIYEDIKEKLKEKQIACKNYLNEKKKIEQEIKIHKTQIDENVEHNQLKEDYENDIRMLYLFRLYHYHKKKENYKEDLLTFKEEKIEFEQVILSKNKKIANELEKSKLLIKKEFQKIEDQIRNHKIELNEIKIILNEINEKKKFTENALNKILANEKIKQNIQLHCSKFIDNLNEQLKEQYKKLDTEYRNKLKVNLKFFNKYDQVKKFVKDKHTQVYHLLMKGEKGIPCITYTTAAKGATAATAETHTNMTTTTTTTTTTTTTTTTISAIATSSSANPDDHNSGSTEEMLNMCNVFSLIESLEEYKKCKERYLYLCANSNININNYCNLASTLKKDVKELQEECDNYSRKKQKELLDYESEKVSLDELRDRTNKLNYLIEENKKNIDNGKKKLKEWNTIISSKEKQLEQLDEEVNVLNIHKNELLFFEKKKEVIKNLKTIFGDDEIYDEVCNLYEINNQMYYIAVNNIIHKYNNYLVVKNIQSCIKCIQYLKDNKLHKIDFIPFENFVTNLQKKKKKKKEKKYMNNLHIINSSIHYEQDNNDHVEEEDNRDDSSYDIIEKVMNDFKKKKNIVLANNCLVCDANYKILFDYLIGENTLIVERIKDAEEIKSKFPYLNVNIVTLNGHIISKNNNLIIDISSKYADKEKYSNRRLNINIYNKLINEKEECRNSINECNKKIIETNELISKQNSEIDLNKKKLASILIKRDIFEKEIEAKTAIIDTYEDKINKLKNVDIKKKLDSLHNYEKELLKERNSLCSYQKESFQNLNIKFSVDNIYEIVEYNMEEIEKIDEHIDRINNNIKKLNDDINELLDKRNEVNLVHGSERDEDTGKNGQSEKGGKNGQNGRSEKYAFEQEVKKELEALKQEENKSVSKIKEINSIINELENKKITFLKNLNTINQELNDLRESINNNFEKYETIESNIENSKKKIEIYTQFIRDLINECDMNSINIFLTSNVLKDMEEEPNHRNAYNTVKKGKKNPYKNNKGKTSKTTSKMNRQRKSKLLMDSEGDEETNTSISSNGETRSSLDDDNDDDNEQNNEEDTEEDMILSNISFDVLSDELKHLDNDKDIHNETEKMEKEIERKKKFLKLRNVNSNAEKEYEKLTAKLKAVDTCLSEERKECNLFERNFRILQKKRSYKFLHCFNYIKNIIDNVYNNLTYNIKHHVGGQAFLDLCNYNEFNKDDEPFYCGIKYNNMPPMKRYFEISELSGGEKSISALALIFSIQKYINNSFIILDEVDANMDPIKINSLTRYLNSINSQVIVISLKEKFFSKSQTLIGVYKNKHKKSSKTVTLDISKYRTEVTNG
- a CDS encoding armadillo repeat protein PF16, which gives rise to MSKFIQQIFEDYSKSRTQFTQSICDLCLKPHNIELLINTDIIILLRPLILDKVPIVQQNATLILAKLASYSEEVATTILQNDVLPHLIYCLKHENKNYRKNCAYTLKSLANHNAKLANIVAEENCIDYLMDCLDEYDLRLKESCINALCAIVKNDIDLSNNVVNKGIIPLLLLCLQEKDNNLIKSSLNFLSELCKQSNEIAKNVVDNNVLPNLIKFLDNNDVHIKRYTCNCLSQIAKHKEELTELMIENDVFPKILYLLKDNDDIVKKNCANSLKEMSKHNEDICKIIVRAGTLPFLCECIEQSSKDNIKLPAILCLGFISSFSEALSLNIILSNAIPILKKCMVEETEDYIKCACVWTVGNIGKHSSEHAKKLSDENILIILVNLYNSNDSSDDLKKKVKISLKNIIQKVTDLEALQPVFLKSTLKLAKYSIFQFSKILPRNPSYKKSFIKSGCLKYLQEIKISDEAKKFELEINTINKSFPEDIVNYYTPGYSETLIKKIDDIDKN
- a CDS encoding hypothetical protein (conserved Plasmodium protein), whose product is MKYLLRRTNRKFAFNSFLRKSCSFYCSRKRSNISEILESNHYDKDGKYDKDGKYDKDGKYDKDGKYDKNGKYDKDGKYDKDGKYDKDGKYDKDGKYDKDGKYDKDGKYNKNGKYNKNGKNVVSKFYPIEHEKDIITILQNSAERKNELTCQNIIQLLQACSKNRYKNDTIAQLIIMNIKYNIEKMSIIRLCVCINYLVNLNILKNNENFTNVLINSLIKKLKNDEHIDLYGICLIAKFLLNEKIKNQELFYLIGDIIKNKITMNSNSYDIYNLILSLLAIQDNRLLKNDKISDEIGTKCTQNNYSLCNRKNEENIYHKMDTTIHFVQIYTNYRMNNNLENVIKLNEENIYKLLYHYIKLDRVKNEEIILIINSVSSINRKNFMHKMDLSKKEKTDLYEMYFNRINYKEQFEGKLIALLLFNLQKILKSNEISEKTFYHILQNIYDSLKIATIKTRQNVCPSQRGRNEVGEKQGSGKVGAKQKDLLTQIKKLKCVEEAATIGGDKIKCNNENDTKMNRTYSNYSNNLRLHFTIQEIGMIFQFYDCLLNISIGRDKFATSFQHTHHTVLNLQHDMIDRKEEKKNSYGILYSTTDGQNAHREIHNDHYNYHYNYHYNNYYTYWCTLFGAQVNTLKESLLFYASPSYGKKEKMNILDFCTVFKGFCKIYRNTLLDRNILLFFHNFIISNQNKVSVNELIVILKLIFEMKNSDFFKILCNKTYGSNTHGNFLNNIQNILIKNVLNEKSILPNYRRKESCIIMCFYYLSFLNWNANIYLVLNNFIVKNIRTNTVINAIPYIIISKFNYHKLEEKLLKGQLKPPKQETQSGHDLMYEQEVADAHGGDMFINGNEKIYQKKKCNNGASGRIKMYGQSDLDRSVDINAARNSDKTVECSAYSSADSSAYSSADSSAYSSADSSAYSSADSSAYSSAYSSADSSAYSSADSSAYSSTCQNNYPITRDIERIHILYKLINKHFDRYRMYCVLSCIYVFTKFLKEKKTSYSFPFSNFNFPDLFQKLHNKLLSSSKLRCENNYDYFINFVKYNYCVSFLNYYINLNNLMENILQYCKDFPFNFYTPFNAYLIVHFLINYEQNIKSQKYIPYIKNVSPHFEKKIIHTYNTIKMEKIIVFKNLMKYVSSHHELLNTHDIINIMKTLKLLSFELNYKTILIVHNFILNFKCYLHTKISTNFEILIEYIKFLYYFESQNFELFQKCSNLIVNIFICIFRTIFKNLQNSEENNYIGMLQFSLLYMSYFIQESNSVFNMLTSINLRKIHYLMNIKCLNLEKYQHSYTFQLQILKVLKGVIKNKSIINEYSIDGTPYTVDIIIT